From the genome of Pseudopipra pipra isolate bDixPip1 chromosome 13, bDixPip1.hap1, whole genome shotgun sequence:
ATGGATCTATAAATTCTTATTAGTCAGATGTTTTTTGCCAAGTTTCATAATAATATAGCTCATTGTTATATAAACAAAGCAAACTCCCGCGTCCAGAAATAAGTAATTGGGATATTGCAGGGTTTCATGCGTGTTTTGAATGTCAAATACAGACCTGAGAGTTTTTCAAAGTTGCCTTTAAAACTTCAGGTATACAAGGATCCTGATGAAAGATATTGATATCCTGAATTCAGCTGGGAAGATGGATAAGATGCGCCTGCTGAATATTCTGATGCAGCTGCGGAAGTGCTGTAACCATCCTTACCTGTTTGATGGTGCTGAGCCAGGCCCTCCCTACACCACTGACACACATCTCATCACCAACAGTGGTAAAATGTTAGTGCTGGATAAACTGCTGGCAAAACTCAGAGAGCAAGGTGAGTACTGGTTATGGACAGCAGTGATCTGAGTGCTCATTGTAGGTAAAACTACCTTTCAAAAAGAGCACAGGTTCATTCTTGTCTTCCCTCCACTGAGAAGGCATTCATTACTTTGTGAGGTTttgttgaaaattaattttctgtagaTCTTAGCACATGGAGGGAAAGAAGTCTTGCAGGAATGATGAGTAAGACTAAAAATTtggagaagcagagagaaaggagaaaggaagctCTACTCTTCCTTTCTTGAAGAAAATTTCCAATGAGAGGATTAGTTTGTCTGTGCACATCAGTTGTTACCTAATTATCTTACGATGGTTTGAAGTGTTCTGTTTCTTTGGTTGTGTATTTCTGCTGTATAATTTATCAAATAATTTGCCTTGAGTAGTTAAATCAATACCAGAAAAGTAACTTCAGAAGAGAGACGTGAGTTAGACATAGTACAGAATATTTCACATAGATTCTCAGTCATGCTCTGTATTAGCTCTGTGATAAGATTAATGTGAAAACataaaaccaacaacaaaaccttCTGTATTCTGTCAGGTTCAAGAGTTCTCCTTTTCAGTCAGATGACTCGCTTGCTGGATATTTTGGAAGACTATTGCATGTGGCGTGGGTATGAGTACTGCAGACTTGATGGACAGACACCACATGAAGAAAGAGAGGTATATAAACAAGAAATTAGTTTGGTTTTATGTATTAGATTATTAAGAAGTTATGATTTACATATTTATGGATAGCTACATAATTTTTTAAGGTAAAGCAAAAATGCTACACTTTTTAAAAGGCTGCCAAGGGCATATTCTATGAAAAATAGAATATATTGTGGACCCAATATGGATATTTCCACTTGTGCAAATCTACAGTTTCTTActtggataatttttttaatatgaaaattgagtaaatttaaaagaaattttattgaAAAGCCACCAACAGTTTGGAAATTTGTTTGAAAGATCTGATACTTAATCGACACcgcatttttttcttttaggaagCAATAGACACATTTAACGCTCCCAACAGCAGTAAATTCATTTTCATGCTAAGTACTAGAGCTGGAGGTCTTGGAATTAATTTGGCAACTGCTGATGTGGTTATTCTCTATGATTCAGATTGGAACCCTCAAGTAGATCTGCAAGCCATGGTGAGTTGACTCCCTAATACACGTTCGTTTGTTGAAGTTGTCAATGTTCTGTTTTGTACAACTCTTTTCAAAACtcacatttttgttatttttctttactttttgtATACACAAGACAGTACCAAGAAACTGAGGAATTGAATGAAAAGGCATGAATAGAATTTGTGGAAGTAACTGTAGGTTTTTGTCTCAAATATTCGTCTGAATTATTTTCATAATGACAGATTACTTCTATTGAAATACTGTATCAATATCGTTTATAGAATCATTCTTAATATCTGTCTTTCCAGAAAAGAACAGTAAGTGAATAACAGAGGACTGTTTCCAAAATAAATGATTAAAAGTATGCAGCCTTATATTTCTCTTATTTGGAAAATTTATGCTTTTGCAACCCACCTTGTTTCTGCATAAGCATAAAATCATTCAGTGGtgatgctggggaaaaaaaaagttatctttGGGTAAAACATACTAAAATCTTCTCTTTCTGAGTgctgaatgtaaaaaaaaaatagtctgtaATTTGTTTCATGTGGAATAAAAATCACATGATTCTTCTTGCGTGATTGGGAGGGTGGGTATTTGTTCAGTGGTttgtaatatttaatatttttttaatgcacttaAACTCATCAAATATTTCATGTGAATAGCTCATCCTTTTGATATGCATGCTGACTGCCAATAGTAGACCAACTTCCTGGAAGCTGATGAGTGTGATTTGTGAACTTCAGTAGGGTTTTCAGGAAGAAATGAATATTATGCAGGAGAGTATAAGACTTAATAGATCATTTTTTAAGGACAGTCAGAAAATCCTGGTACCCACAGCTTGAAGGATAGTTTAACTTTTTTGTTTAAgaggacaaaatatttttgttcatattttccAGAGAGGATAAACGCAAGTTTGTCACAAACACAAATACAGTGTGTCAGTTATAAACCTCATACTCTGTGTGTTGTACTTGTACTGTGTCAGCTGCATGTTGATGATTTAACGTAGCTGGCTCAGGACAAGTACAGTAttgaagctgtggctgcaggaactTTGCCCAAGGAATCAATATGCTCAAGCCAGGGATGCCAGAGTTTCATTACCTGTGTCAAGTGAGAGGATTAGTTTGAAAGCAGtacaaatgtgtgtgtgtactgTTGTATCCCCACTTCCCAGCTGCAGTCTAGACAGACATTAAGATGAATTCAGTGCTACAGAATGACTCAAGCATAAACACTGTAACAGCCAGGTATAGGTAAATATTACTACACTGGTTTTACATTTTTGTATGCTCTTGAATAGTAGGTGAGGAAGCAAGAAGTACATGCTAGTCTGAGTCTGCTGTTTCTGCAAGCTAACTGTCTATTGCTTGTGAGTTCTTGTTCTGAACACTCCTTGATTTATGTTTGTTAGGACCGTGCGCATCGTATTGGTCAAAAGAAACCAGTACGGGTGTTCCGACTTATCACTGATAATACTGTTGAAGAGaggattgtagaaagagctgaaataaaactgagGCTGGACTCTATAGTTATACAACAAGGTATCAACTGCTATATATGTTTGTCTGCAACAGAATTGTTCAGTCCCTTAAAGTATGGTTAAATGGCTGTACAAATGTACAGTGTTAGAGAAAGCAGGCCTTATGTATAATAGCAGTGTACTAAATCAACCCAAGAAACTCTAATGTATAAGTTATTCACTTGTTcagctgaattattttaaattctatttccTGAAAAATGTGGACGTAGACTTAAATTAAGAGTCTAAATGAGAAAAGTAAACTACAGCTGAATAGATGTTACTTGGATTTGTGATgtattaaaaatgagaaaaaaaaaaagatatgttcCATGGcagataaaataattatatacaTATGCTTCTTACCACAAAAGAATTGACTGAACATTAAAACtgctttgtgtttctttgtttagaAGCTCTTGGAAGAATAGTTTGTCAAAAACTAAGGTGCCCAAGCTAAGTTTTGAAGGTTGCTTGTATTTCCTCGAGGGTGGGCTACTGAAAGGATGATGGTCAAAATATTGATAGCATGTTGAAGAGATGAGATAGGATAAGTGAAATTTTGGGACAGCAATtcaaattttaggaaaaatactCAGAAATTTGGATTGAAATCAGTGAAGTGAGTGTTAAAGATATCAAATACTTATTAATGGTTATTACAGAATACTTTGTCATTTTTCATCCTGAAAAAAGATTGTGATCTTAAAAGTTCAGCTTTGTAAGAATAAGATCTTAAATGTAAAATTTGGATTATCTGAATGTGAAACGTTTTTGTTATGGCTTGATTTAAAgttgttgttttgttattttccctGAAGTTCTTGATTTCCGTTTATTGTCATCTCCagtgaaatgtaatttttctgtatggtcgttctgttttttcctttcttgttctgTCAGTGaactaaaaaaatccactgtttGCATGGTCCTACTAGACCACCTGTAATTATAACTTTCAACACATTTCTTCTAATTTTAGGGAGGCTCATAGACCAACAGTCCAACAAACTGGCAAAAGATGAAATGCTGCAAATGATCCGCCACGGAGCCACTCATGTTTTTGCTTCCAAAGATAGTGAGCTGACAGAAGAAGATATAACGACTATTTTAGAAAGAGGTGAAAAGAAGGTTAGAGAACAGTTTTGTATGGAATTCAAAACGTATCAAACATGAAATATATATGTACAAAATTGAAATGGGATCTGGTGATGTAAATCTATTTTTATGCCAAATTTTTACTATTTGTACATGTTTTAAATCATATGAAAGTTTTGAAGGAGTTGAGTTGTAATTATTTTCAAGGCTCAGACTGTGTGCATCATATCTTAGGCACGGTTTATTTTGTggccttttaaaaaatgtaaatttaatgCCAACAATTCTAATAGACACAAAATCTTTATGGAACTTCATTAGGGATTAGATAGCTCTGTGGAAAAATGAACTGCCATTTCAGCTCCAAGGAGTTGGgcataaatttaatttaaatttagaaGTTAAATCCTACAGTTGTAGGACTACATCCCAGCATAATAAGTTTAGCTTAATGGAGAGTCTTGGAGTCAAATTGTTCTAAATTGAAAAGCACAATGGGCATCTTTCTTTACAAGAAAATGTAAGTAAAAGTTTAAAGCAGAAAGAGACATTGTGAATGTTGCAGTAATGAtgaaagctgtatttttcaGGAAAGATAAAATAGCTTAAGTGAGCCTGAAAGtatcttcctctctttttagACAGCTGAAATGAATGAACGATTGCAGAAAATGGGGGAGAGCTCCTTGCGAAATTTCACTATGGACACAGAGATGAGCTTATACAACTTCGAAGGTGAAGAttacagagaaaagcaaaaggtaatttttcttAGTCTTTAAGACTTAAGTTGAGAGGTGCAAGTATAAAGGCCATACTATAAATGTTATGGCTATGAAGGTTATTCTGGAGAAGTTAGGAGCTATTGAAAAACTCACTCGGCTCTGCAAAAGCATCAATATTCTTTAATatatcattttttttaaattaactctCAGGTCCACTGATCTTTTTCATGCTAAAATCTGATAATATTGCTCAAATTTTATCCTTTCTGCAGCAAAAGTACCATGTTGCATCCTACTATACTGCTGCATTCAGCTTTATTTTACTGTCACATATCTGAGGGGGAAGACCAGGCCTGATTCTGTGTGTGGATCTTGGACTTTAGTCTCGTTTTGCAGTGAAAGTTTTAGTCACAAGCATTAATGTGCACTGTTTGTACATTGATTTACGTAGTAATAGAAGGATCATCCAAACAAATAGGTAGTGCTCAGTCCCACAATGTTCCCTTTGTGtctctttgttttttgtggGATGTATAGAGAAGATATCCTGATGGTCTTACCTGGAATCAGATATGTGAATTATTATTTGTTAACTACAAAATGCCCTTCTAGCCCAGGTTTCTTATTAATTTTGAagaaacatttagaaaaataaattgtttaatGAGAATATAGTGCAGTGTGTGCGTAAGGTTCTTTCTTCATGTTGATAATTTCATTACAAGAAGTAAGTTAAATACAGCACAGTCTTGAAATACTCTTAAGTAACTTCAAGTGATTCAGTTAAGATTAATGTacttttaatggattttttgtCTATCTTATAGCCTCTGTAGATGGAGAAGCAATTTATTCATATCACAAGAAATTAGAGCATTCAGAGCCCAAGTCCACAGTCCTTCCATTGCATTTTGGTAGATGGAATCACAACCTTACTCAGGTGTCTGACACACCTAGAATACTGTAAAAGGATCTGTTCTTGCCACTCCACTGCCTTGCTTGTGTATTATCTTGAATGTGTTAATCAGCTGTAATTTCTAGCTTATTTTTGAACTCTGTTGTAGTACCCAAGTTATTGAGCACAACCAATACATTTGCTATGCAAAAATACATTCCTGTTTTGCACTGCCACTTCAGTCATTGTTCCTGTGACTTTAGGAAAGCCTAAAGCTACTTAAATACCTTTTTATTCTAATCTGTGTGTAGCTGAGCATGATGGAATGGATTGAACCTCCAAAAAGAGAACGCAAAGCTAATTATGCAGTTGATGCTTATTTCAGAGAAGCCCTACGTGTTAGTGAACCAAAAGTCCCAAAGGTAAGAAGTTGGCAAGTATGGAAGGCTTTTTATGTTAATCTTTTGCTACTCCTCTCCCATGTTGCATCCCGTGCTCTCACCCTCTGTATTTACAAAGTGATAGGTTGCCACTGCTGCTGAATTATTAGAATGTATTTGCACAGAAGTCAAGCTTATATAATGTTGATGTATCTGTGTATTTTTGAAGGCTCCCCGACCTCCGAAACAACCAAATATTCAggattttcagtttttcccaCCACGGTTATTTGaacttctggaaaaagaaattctgtattATCGTAAGACTATAGGATATAAGgtaatgttttttgttttttttttctcttcaaaccAGTGAAATGTATTAGTATTCCTTGTTGCAGATTTATTGCAACTTAAAACCTCTATTCCCCTGTTTCTGTTCCactgtggggaagaaaaagtaaTCTGTAATTCTTTTCTTCACTACAAATTTCATATCTGTGTAGCTTTGTGTTTTGTGGTGGGTTCCTAATAATAAAATAGAGTAGAAAAAGTAGAGACAGTTGTGACGCTTCAAATACTCAAACCCAAAAGTGTGTCCTTAGCTGATGAAAAGTGCCACTGAGATCAGTGAACTGCGACAGCTTACGTGAAGTGGGGCTCTGCCCCTCACAATACCCTTAAATAGTTGTTATGGCACTGGTGAGTACAGGGCATAACAAATTTATAAAAGACATTTGACAAAATCTAGTCCTGTTTTTGGGAGGAAGGGTTTAAGCAGTAAGATTTGATCTAGCTAAAACACATTTGGTAACTTGTACAGATCAGTACTTTTAAAATACGGTCTTTGAAATAACAATTGCTGCACTACTGCTTTCTGATACCCCTGCTTTTAGGTCCCCAGGAATCCTGATCTTCCAAATGCAGCTCAAGTACAAAAGGAGGAACAAAAGAAGATAGATGAGTCTATGCCTCTGAATACTGAGgaaactgaagagaaagaaaaacttctCACACAGGTAAAATAGAAAGAACTGAAGTATTTCATCATGTGTTTTTACTATGATGGAAAGTAAGTACTAATAATGGTAAATACACACAGGAAAGCTACACTGATGTTGTTGAAAGAAGAAAGTACATAACATGTAATgattttccttggttttgctttgaGGTACCTTTCCTGCCCTTGAACAAATTTACTATTTCCTTGAATGTCCTTGAATGTTTCTGAGGCCAGAACTTGTATAGTAGATGCACTACCCAGCAGTACCTGCAGAAACCCAATCAGTAGGTTTCTCCTGTATACATATAGCttgcatggatttttttaatcaaaaaggGTTTGAATCAGGACAAGCCTCTATCAACATAGATGGTGTTTATGCAGATGTCTAAGGCACATCACATCTATTAATTCTGTCCTGCTTGAGTTGTTAGGCATGTTCTTTTTATACTGGGACTGAATTCCTTCTCCCTGGCTAGTTCTTGCCCTATTGGATGGTCATCCTGCTGAGTAGGCTTATTAGAAGTTGACTGTTACAGAGAAAGGTGTATCTCAAAGTAACAGGATTTTTTGATTCAGAaaattttctgtgaaagaaatagTGTACCTTGGAAGAAAATTGCAAGGTCACAATTTCACTACTAATTTCACCTGTGTATAgcagaggaaatatttaaaCTGGTGCTGATATGCATATCAGTACTGCTGTTAATGATTAAAAGGAAATACTTGTATTGTGTACATTATACTAGTTCTAAAGATGCTGCCCAATTGTGGAGTGAATTTATTCAGCTGCAGAACTGACAGAGTTCCttctaaatatatttctgtGATGAAAGAAACTCAGTGCACTACAGATTACTGCTCAGGCATGTGATTGTCTTGTTTGTTCTTggtgttttctccttttcctgtctTTAAATTGTAACGTCTCTTTCTTGGATGATGTTTTTGTGCATTGCATCTTGCTTTACTTGTTCAGTTTTGGATTGATTTCTTTGGTACATAACAAATTCTCTGTTTGACAGTGCTATAGAGTTTCCATTTGATTGCATCTTTTTGGACTAGAGATCATTTCTTGACATACTTACGCTTTCATCCAACTGTTTGTCTGGTACCAGGTTTGTAAATGTCTGAAGTAGGAGCTCTTGCTTCAGATACTTGCACTGCTCTAAGAACTTGTAATGACATTGCATTGCTCACCCTGTACTCCTCAAATACGTAAATACGTGTTTCTTGTATCTGCTGAAAGGTGACTGTCATTGAGCTTGTTTCTTTGGAGAAATATcacaaaaactttaaaaagagaGGGTAAAAACCTCTTACTAATGCATGTGGActcctgccaaaaaaaaaacctctttagACTTTTAATGATTCAGTAATAAGCCCCTGGATAATGCGAGTTTATGGAAATCCTGAAACACCATTAGCCACTGTAATTACGTGATGTGTCAGAGCCATTGCCAGTCAGAGCAAATGGTACATACATAAGTcaaaattttgcaaaatgtttcccttcttcccagtaATGCCTTCTTGATCTGTTGCTGCTTGCAGGGTTTTACAAACTGGAATAAAAGAGATTTTAACCAGTTTATTAAAGCTAATGAGAAATACGGGCGTGACGATATAGACAATATTGCCCGTGAGGTGGAAGGAAAGTCACCTGAGGAGGTCATTGAGTATTCAGGTTTGTGATGttttgaaatgtatttcttAATCACACAGTATTACCATCATTTTTGCTAcatgttcttttaaaatgcagaatttgTATGtgtgtaagatttttttttttttacagtataCAGAGGTTTTTTCAAAAGACTTAATTCTGTTAAAAAGGTTGATTTTTCAGGATATAAAACCCACCTGCAGCTGCCTTCATCCCTCCTTAGTCAAAATTTAGAATTATACATGGTTAATTTTCATTGACAACGTGGACCTGTGGAATTGTAAGGTTGCCTTGTAGTGCCAGTGTGATTCTTTATGCTGTGTCTCTGCTATTTTAGCTAGTACACCATATCTTTGTCTTTAGTATTtacaaaatgctttttaatttgtacagttttcttcctctttcattCTTGGATGAACACCATAAAATTTAGCTTTGCAGTATTCTTCTTATAGTTAAAAAGGAAGAGCTCCAGAAAAGTTCCCTTCAAAGCATTGAGTTTATTTTGGATTGGCTAAAAGTTGTCACTGTAGAAACCACAGTTTACTAGCTTTTATAACATACAGACTAAGTAGTCTCTGCCCGTAGAGATAActagtgaaaacaaaaatagtaaTGTGTTTTACTGCTACACCAGTGGCTCTAACCTGTTTCACTACTGTTATGGAAAGCAGTACTTAAAAATGACTACAGTTAATTATATTGAATGTAAAATTTGTTAGAAATTTTTACTAAACCTTTACTTATAGTTAACTTTTAAGGATACTGAATAAAGGGTCTGTGCAAGTTTATTTTTTGGCTAGCATAGCAAACTGGGAGAGCATTAGCACATCTTTTAAGATTTAATGGAACTACAAGCTACATTCTTTTTTTGCCAGAGTGTCTTAACTGAGTAAAGTAGtaagagcagaggaaaaggtTACATTCaacaattttgttttgtgtttttagctgttttctGGGAACGTTGTAATGAACTACAGGACATTGAGAGGATTATGGCTCAAATTGAACGAGGAGAGGCAAGAATTCAACGGAGGATCAGTATCAAGAAAGCCCTCGATGCCAAAGTAATCActccaggtttttttgttttctgcagctgaCTCCTTTCAAATTCCTTCAGAAAAGGAGTAGTTGGGGATGGGAGTTCTGTATTCCTTTGTATCCTATGTAGTATACCATCTATCAGTGATCTATGCTAATATGTAATAAATCCTTGATGTAATAGTGTATGTTTATTATTcctcatttttgttttgcattcagATTGCAAGGTATAAAGCACCTTTT
Proteins encoded in this window:
- the SMARCA1 gene encoding probable global transcription activator SNF2L1 isoform X1; the protein is MDMDPNLGPGPAEEPRASTSTAPAAAQDPGAEEKNDPPFQLKLPPKAARPDKEVDPEYEEKMKADRAKRFEFLLKQTELFAHFIQPAAQKSPTSPLKVKLGRPRMKKDEKQSLISAGEYRHRRTEQEEDEELLSESRKTSNVCIRFEESPSYVKGGTLRDYQVRGLNWMISLYENGVNGILADEMGLGKTLQTIALLGYLKHYRNIPGPHMVLVPKSTLHNWMNEFKRWVPSLRAVCLIGDKDARAAFIRDVMMPGEWDVCVTSYEMVIKEKSVFKKFNWRYLVIDEAHRIKNEKSKLSEIVREFKTTNRLLLTGTPLQNNLHELWALLNFLLPDVFNSADDFDSWFDTKNCLGDQKLVERLHAVLKPFLLRRIKGEVEKSLPPKKEVKIYLGLSKMQREWYTRILMKDIDILNSAGKMDKMRLLNILMQLRKCCNHPYLFDGAEPGPPYTTDTHLITNSGKMLVLDKLLAKLREQGSRVLLFSQMTRLLDILEDYCMWRGYEYCRLDGQTPHEEREEAIDTFNAPNSSKFIFMLSTRAGGLGINLATADVVILYDSDWNPQVDLQAMDRAHRIGQKKPVRVFRLITDNTVEERIVERAEIKLRLDSIVIQQGRLIDQQSNKLAKDEMLQMIRHGATHVFASKDSELTEEDITTILERGEKKTAEMNERLQKMGESSLRNFTMDTEMSLYNFEGEDYREKQKLSMMEWIEPPKRERKANYAVDAYFREALRVSEPKVPKAPRPPKQPNIQDFQFFPPRLFELLEKEILYYRKTIGYKVPRNPDLPNAAQVQKEEQKKIDESMPLNTEETEEKEKLLTQGFTNWNKRDFNQFIKANEKYGRDDIDNIAREVEGKSPEEVIEYSAVFWERCNELQDIERIMAQIERGEARIQRRISIKKALDAKIARYKAPFHQLRIQYGTNKGKNYTEEEDRFLICMLHKMGFDKENVYEELRQCVRNAPQFRFDWFIKSRTAMSQKRKADLAAENSGKKDAKKVKS